The following are encoded in a window of Lagenorhynchus albirostris chromosome 3, mLagAlb1.1, whole genome shotgun sequence genomic DNA:
- the UBLCP1 gene encoding ubiquitin-like domain-containing CTD phosphatase 1, translating to MALPIIVKWGGQEYSVTTLSEDDTVLDLKQFLKTLTGVLPERQKLLGLKVKGKPAENDVKLGALKLKPNTKIMMMGTREESLEDVLGPPPDNDDVINDFDIEDEVVEVENREENLLKISRRVKEYKVEVLNPPREGKKLLVLDVDYTLFDHRSCAETGVELMRPYLHEFLTSAYEDYDIVIWSATNMKWIEAKMKELGVSTNANYKITFMLDSAAMITVHTPRRGLIDVKPLGVIWGKFSEFYSKKNTIMFDDIGRNFLMNPQNGLKIRPFMKAHLNRDKDKELLKLTQYLKEIAKLDDFLDLNHKYWERYLSKKQGQ from the exons ATGGCTCTTCCTATCATTGTAAAATGGGGTGGACAGGAATATTCAGTGACCACACTTTCAGAAGATGATACTGTGCTAGATCTCAAACAGTTTCTCAAGACCCTTACGGGAGTATTACCAGAACGCCAGAAGTTACTTGGACTCAAAGTTAAAG GCAAACCTGCAGAAAATGATGTTAAGCTTGGAGCTCTCAAACTGAAACCAAATACTAAAATCATGATGATGGGAACTCGTGAGGAGAGCTTG GAAGATGTCTTAGGTCCACCTCCTGACAATGATGATGTTATTAACGACTTTGATATTGAAGATGAAGTAGTTGAAGTAGAAAATAG GGAGGAAAACCTACTGAAAATTTCCCGCAGAGTAAAAGAGTACAAAGTGGAAGTTTTGAATCCTCCCAGGGAAGGGAAAAAACTTTTGGTACTAGATGTTGATTATACGTTATTTG ACCATAGGTCTTGTGCAGAGACTGGGGTAGAATTAATGCGGCCATATCTTCATGAATTCCTAACATCTGCATATGAGGATTATGACATTGTTATTTGGT CTGCAACAAATATGAAGTGGATTGAAGCTAAAATGAAA GAGCTGGGAGTGAGTACAAATGCAAATTACAAGATTACCTTCATGTTGGACAGTGCTGCTATGATAACAGTGCATACTCCAAGGAGAGGATTAATAGAT GTAAAGCCTCTTGGTGTTATATGGGGAAAGTTTTCGGAGttttacagcaaaaaaaacaccATCATGTTTGACGACATAGGAAGAAATTTTCTAATGAACCCACAGAATGGACTAAAG ATAAGACCTTTTATGAAAGCACACCTAAATCGAGATAAagacaaagaacttttaaaattaacccAGTACCTCAAGGAAATAGCAAAATTAGATGACTTTTTGGACCTAAATCACAAATATTGGGAAAG GTATCTCTCAAAGAAGCAAGGACAGTAG